ACCGCCAATAGGGCGACCACGCCATGCCGGAGAGCCTTCCACTCCTGCGCGGCTTCTTTGAGCAACATGCCGCCGAACAGGAACAACATGGGCGTGAGGATGACACTCAGGGGCTGCAGGAGGTGGTACACGCCAAGAGCGGCCACGGCGCCGAAAATCCACGCCTCCCCCGGTTTGCGCCAAGCTTTCGCCGCGACCACGGCCCAGAGAGCTATGAGCGCGACCGTACCCAGGACCCCAGTCGTGGTGGCGGACTGCACGAACAGGTTGTGGGCGTCGGCCCACCCGCGACCTAGGACTCGCATATCCCGCACGCCGGCGGAGGAGAGAAAGGCCCCCTGGCCCGTGCCGGGCCCCCAGCCGGACAGCGGTTTGTCGAGCCAGCCGCGGGAGAAGACCTTCCAGACCCGCACCCGCTCGCTGAGGGACTCGTCTACCTGATCTGCGCGCGCAGCGGCCGACAGAGGCCGGAGACCGTCGGTCGTGGCATCAACGATCGCCCACGATGCGAAAGTGACGGCGACTGCGGCCGCAGGCGCGGCGTCTCGAACCAGCCCGG
The DNA window shown above is from Actinomycetota bacterium and carries:
- a CDS encoding O-antigen ligase family protein → GLVRDAAPAAAVAVTFASWAIVDATTDGLRPLSAAARADQVDESLSERVRVWKVFSRGWLDKPLSGWGPGTGQGAFLSSAGVRDMRVLGRGWADAHNLFVQSATTTGVLGTVALIALWAVVAAKAWRKPGEAWIFGAVAALGVYHLLQPLSVILTPMLFLFGGMLLKEAAQEWKALRHGVVALLAVGVVLSCMRFGASWAERSGRIYGSQTALRRASSLDPWRVRAPHELALSLAIDSRAGRSGAASEAFRISSSTVREHRWEPTVRSLAADVSLVARDFEQARVWLVEQVGRFPNDYATLSSASQLFLSEGDLGLAKQFASRALEIRPFDRRARAVLRQVEKRQIDAMKGASALAAMEEGPPRGGPS